The genomic DNA CTTTCTTTTCGATGTCTTGATGAAGCCGAGGAATTGCATTTCGGAGACGGCACTCGTAAACCTCGctctaaaataaacaaatgttataatttaaaaatataaaaaagctgATTTGGAGATATGTAGTGAAAATACGAACTGTATTTGCGGATCGATATCCCTTCTTTCattatcatcatcgtcattCTCTAATGGATCTAGGACGGTAACGAAAGCTTGCAGCCAATCGTAAAGATTGATCATTTTACCGCACTCCaagtacaatttgtaaattatagAAAGATCCGGCAACGTAGACAGAATAGTTTCTTCCCTCGGTAAAGCACAGCATTTGCACTAAAATGACAAATGGAAAATAAGCGTTCGACCCtttcaaaatgcaaaaataaccatatataataaacaacCTGTAGATAAGACGCGGGATTTACAAGTGCCGTATGAATAGCAGCTCTGGGTGTGCCGACTATGTGTTTCTTCACATTGTATACATCGctgaagaaaaatatttcatagaaCGGTTGAGATTGAGCCGGCTTCAAAAAGGGCTCGAATACATTTTTAGTTAAATACTGCAACAATTTTTCCCTAGCTTTTTCATATTCTGAGGCAGATTTTTTCTTCGCCGATGCCGATAATAACTTCTGAAAGACAATACTCGGTACaatccatagatatagaatacatagatacgccctgacaCACACAAAAGAAAGTACAGtgcatgcacactctctctcagtatCTAGTTAGCTTTTAAGTCTGAAGttcgattgacatttttcgaaaatgccaacgtattcagtgaaattgtgttacaattactcaagaaaacataaaaaggcggatggcatcacacatcataagtaagaattaatatataatgtcttcaattatagtagtattttaacatataatgaaatatcggcgcgatgtatgtagacctctgccacagatgtctctaaatgcacgcgtatatcttgttggcactgaaggaaattcagaaatcgacattaagtttaaatctaaaaacaatgaactaaatattaaagtgtctgctttaaaattgatccttgtggaagttactaatgtttaaatattgcaatagttaatgatggttttattatagtaacatacatttgtattttaatatagtgtgtatagctaaatatttttttcttaatatggctttattagtttggtttactgtcacgcagagtgtccaataaaattaagttataaacaaaataaaacttcagtgcatgtacatatgtacataaactggttgctgaaCACTGCGTTTTTTGCgttccttccttttttttcaccacttccccgctagttaaaccccccgcactcCTCAAATAGTGGcaacaagatctccaacgaaatttgtatgtaaaggcatatctaggttattctacatctatggtacaatcaaaataataatagggTGGGGAAGTAACCATTGTACTTGAATTGGACAATCCAATACCAATACTAACCTCTTTCAATTGTTTCCTGTCTAATTTGTCAGGTATATTCATAACTTCATCATCAGTTTCTATAATCGTCCAGCTTGCCGATTCAATACTATTATAATGATCGAGCAGATCTTTCGAAACTGTCGAAAAATCATCAGCTTCGCATTTTGCTTCGATCGGAGACGATGTTGATTTGTTCAATAGATTCAATGATCTCTTCAGCATGGTGATGACTTCTTCTTTGGAGAGGAAGCCGAGTAGTTGAATACACTCTTTGTATTGTGAAGATTCGACGACTGCCGACGAAATACAAACTCCGTATAATTCCCTAATCTGCTTCCCTAGAGGTGCAGTCGGTAAACTGGCTACAAATATCCGTAGCAGTTTTAAAGCAGTGTGAAAGTTTGACAAGTATGTATGAAAGCAGTTTAAGGCTTGTGATAAATAGACTGTCAGCGATTCGTTGTCTAAAAGCAGTGAGATTCTAGTTTCTGGCGGCATTGATTCAACATACGGCCTGAAAGACGGTAGATGTCGTACGTTTTCTAAATCTTCATCGGTGAGATTGCGGATTGCAGCATCGATATACGTTTTGGGACAGCATAAAGATTTGATTCTAGATCCATGAAAATGTTCCAtcatacaaaactaaaaataacatttaatataataataaaaaaacaattaaaattacacttcaagtatatacatatattagtttaCTTTTATTCCTTGAATGAATCCCGTAACTGAAAAGTCATAGAATAGAAACACATCCATCAAAAATTTGAACGGTTTATCGGACAGTTGAAATGGACAGCTATCGACGAGAAATACCTTTTCTAAAAtctgaaatttgaataaaatttaaataaacgcaTTTTTTCCATACATAAGTTCACTTCTTAGTATGAAATATATACTTGATTCAAATACACTGTCGACGAGTGTGATTGAAAGACTTGAATGCTGAGTTTAGAAGATACGTGATATGGAAAGTTTTTATGCAATGTCGATACCGACGTTGCAACACCGAATATGAGAACAAACGGTAGAGTCGATGAATAAGAActgcaataaaaataatccaaaatTAAATCTCTATACAATAATTcaacatacaaataaattatgctggcaacaaaaaatatatatatatcaaaatggaaagtttgacccactaaattcgaatatgacaatgaattTTTGTTGCTTTCTCTCGTTTAAGATATAAGTGTTGggaaatttttacagttttttggcttttgcagtctttaattcaaaatctagtattaccGAGCCAAAAGTGactattggaatcaatagttggatgttttttctattgattgtgattttttattgctttgaaatacttataattaattatctagcgaattttaaaagccaaaaatatgcttatttttttccgtaatattatgagcttTAATTTATCATGTTTATAAGGATTTTATgtcaatatattttctatttttattttttttttattttattttttttacatatataccaggaaggccttacaggtaaatcccaatgcgccttcctggccaattacaaatacaaatgcagcatttttattataagtcgttgaattgcgagacactgaaaaaactcgcaaattaacgagacatctatgaattgtacataaatttttattgtacatcaatcaaatttcaaatagtggtgacatagtaggtaggaaggatttttagccaatttttttttccgggaaccgtttcaacaatgaaatcagagaaaattggcaaactctgataggaaacgatcaacctggcgtcacaaatccaggtctgaccaacagcatactctgaaaaattcattttcattcagggatagaacccggcaccttcttgacggtaagcagaagcttaacgtccgagctatgctgctggctattatcgaagcgtactaattcgagcgataaattattttaagttgaGTTTAAAAATGCATACAAATGGATGATTTAAGAGTGAGATTAATAATGtagagcgcatcactccatctcactcgctcactCTCGCTTACAAAGAATGAACGATGAGCCtagaacatttcatattgtaatttaaaatcatttactgcatgaattagtacgttcagataaaataaaactaaattgagatagaaaaccaacccttataaacgtggttaagtgaaaaattagcaaaattatctcatattacgaaaaaaaaaatatttttgacttttaaaattcgctatattattaattatatgtattttaaagaaataaaatatctaagTCTATAGAAAAAACGTGTGCCTATTGCTTCCAATACTTGCTTTTGGCAtagcaatattagattttgaattaaagtctgcaaaatccaaaaatctgtaaaatagCTCATATTAcgaaaaaagtgtaaaaaaaaataagcatacTTTTGGCTTTAAAAATTtgatagataattaattataaatattttaaagcaataaaaaatcacaatcgatGGAAAAAACACCTGACTATCTTATTTTTTGcaaagcaatactagattttgaaataAACACTGCTAAAGCCAAAAATCAGTTAatattgcacatatttttaaacgttcatatttattaaatgagaTTAAGCAAACAAAAACTATTGTCATAATCGCATTTagtggggacgcgacaattggttcaagtccaaaaggttcaacgacaaaatgtacccgacaactagtgcactgacaaaatgtacccgcgacaaaatgtccacggaaataacgttcaagcgacaaaatgttcaaaagtcctaaattttcctatttcccatacgcttaaaaagtatttttttcaatttacataagtaaatattggatacggttaagaacccctaacatttaaactaattcaatgacatcttaaaatgatattcaataacattcgcttaaaatgtaatttttaaatttaaataagaatatgttggatacggttgagaacacctgtaatttatactaatttaataacatctgCGATCTACACGATAAAAAGTATCATATACATCGATAGatacagatatgtatataataaaataaaaagttactttttaaaataggaaaatttaggacctatggacattttgtcgcgtgaacattttgtcgtgggtacattttgtcagtgcactaattgtcgggtacattttgtcgttgaaccttttgaacttgaaccaattgtcgtgtaaccaaaTTTAGTATAGATTGATGAGTCTTCACTCTGGTAATTTGTTTTGTTGCTCAATCAAAAAAGTACCTAAGAATAAGTATGAGATCTTGCAGAGTattcgaattaaaattttcaaaatcagGTATAATAATAACTAGTTGATTGGCCGATTTCTTGGACTTTTTCTTTTTAGTCGGAGATCTTTCATATGTCGAATACAACTCTTGATACCAACTTTTCAGCACGGCCATCGTACATTGAGATCTCTTAACAGTGAGTTGGGTATCATTTTGAGAATCGTCCAGTTCATCGGAATACTTCAAATCCTGCGAATATCACATCAAAAAATTATAGAATGATTTTAACAATCGAATACACAATGAAATTGTACACTTACTAGGCAGTCGGCGTTGATAAAATGCGATACAATGTTTTCAATTAAGAGTTTGATCGTCGAGGAGTTTTGAGACCTGACTATAGTTACGTGCGGTGTGACTTTACAACTGGAATATgattacatattaatataatatgtataaaaaacagaTTAAAGTATGTCGAGTGATTGAATACTTACAGCAATTGTTCTTTTAATGCTTCAAATTGTGTTGTATGATCAGGATGATTAATTCCTGTTAGAAGTGTGGCACACGGGAGGATTTCACTAAAAAATGCCGAGGTTTCATCATTATGACATTCTTTTACAAAATGTACTAGTCCTTTTAAAATTCTACCGTATGTTTCGTTATTCAATGCCTGAAATTGTATGGAATGATTTTATTAACATAGGATTTGTTTCGGTTTAAATCTTGCGCAGATTTGATTGTGTGATTCATTTTTGAAACCTGAAGTCTTTCTTCGACGTCGTTCCATAAGGATTTAAAACTTTTGTACCAATCATCCGATATAAAGTGCTCGTTGAAGAGTGAAACATTGTGGGCTTTCTTCTCTTTTCGATGATGCTTTTTCTTGTTGAAGCCGTTATTATATATGAAACAGCCCTGTAAAGGCAAATTAAAAACGTACACATTAGTATTTGTATTAAGAGTAATAAatagaatattaaatttataaatttgataaaaatttgaattgaaatacaCTTAGAATAGGTATATGACTTGAATtgatatatgaaaaatttaagttGACATATTTGCCTGTACTGTATTTGACAAAACAAAgtacaacaaaaaaatgatataaattctACATTATATAtacgatttatataaataataacaatctTAATGTAAACATAACTCACTTTTGATATAGAAACCGTGGAATCCATGTAAAAAGCTGATTGTTATCGTCTGCCGAGAATTAACCTAAAAGTTGACACAAAGCTAATGTTATTTGACAGTTAGTTTTGGCGCGAACGATCGTAAGAGCACTTTTAACATCCATGCTACATTCACACTGTTGTTATTTTCaaaatgttgttttattttgtttagaaATGTTATAAGGTTTTATACACATCCAaacgtttaaaattttaagttatataaatatatttatacgaatttaaattaaagtttttgCTCGGTGTACAAGTATTGCCCACTTggatttttaagttaaaaagtAAGAATCCTGGGACGTTGATGACAGCCATTAACACCTTTGATATTACTTAtgctcattatttattttaaatgctattttcCATCGATTGACATTTCAAGTGCTAATATTTATtaagcatgtacatatatataaatgcggGGGGGtatacctcacggcaccgaaagtgaaaaggtcgaaaaagcaaatatcggaaggcaaagatcgaaaattgaaagatcttaagtcgaaatatcaaaaaaaagggtgcatggtaaacggtactatgtataaatattatatatgtatatcagtggcatgcggtgaaattatctctctttttgtcatacagccttgttaaatgtgcgcgcgcaggatacgggaggaaaagcctgttccttttgttcctgctgtatcctgctcgcgcaaattaagtaagcaTGTAAGacggggggggagagagagttttaccacacgccactgatatatgtatatactaaccgtttttcatatgtatgcatattttcgactttttcactgtcgacttttttacggtcaacCATAAATGTGGATAATTGATCGCTTTAGCGTCCTTAGATTTGACCGATTTAAGATGGCAGAAACAGGTATTAAACACGCTCGACTCACATCTCATCCAACACCATGCTTACGGACTACTTCTGCTTCTCTCATAAACTCGGCCAGCTACACAAACTTTTTCTGCATACTATTTTTTAGCGGCtttacgacatggtcgagtttcatTCAGCATTGTGCGagctgggaccaactcggccatgTTGGTTCGCCTCTGCTTTACTTCCTTCACGCCCATCATATTTATATAGTCGTGTCTTCAACAATTCCGTTGTTTAACTTCATACGCctcccatatatttattttacaagatGTAATTAGCAGTGGAAAAAACGGATTCCAAATTCTATTCAATTCGATAGTTTTATGATTTCATGTATTTATGCCGACTTGGAGCAAAAAATTTCAGTTTTGTGGCCAACGATCGGTATTTCTATGAATTTGCAACAAGCTTGTCATTGAATTCGATTATTTTCTTCTCAGTTAATGGCTATCTTATTTGAACTAAATTACCAAAGagccaaaattaaaaaaaaattcagtcttgCAAGTCCTTCTGATGAGAAAACTTGAATTTAGCTAACGTAAAtcagtaataattaatttgagaAACACTGACTCATCCCAACAAAGATGCCAATCTATTatgagtacatatattataaatatatacatatgtacatatgaagacttttgaagatactcttcttcgaataGTGGCCCATTGAGCTGATACTCCACACAAAGTTTTCTCAAACAACCGATTTTTTTTCCCTGGTGGCgcatatttttttcagttgaatatattgaataagGATACTGTtttcttttgatattttaatctcTAAAATATGTTaactcatattttaaatatggtatataataattgtctaatgcgtgcgtgtgtacgaaGTTATGTCCGTTAACcctgctccgtctctctttctccccttggaatcgtatatcgtggaaagataCGCGGCATAGTGGGGGCTTTGCGCATTTTACCCGTTggaatcgtggaaagagacgcggcatataataataatatttaaaatgtaattatttttaatttattcttttgttatttatttatcttatgagcacacaggccactatttacatatatactgtttttAGAGCACAAGTCATGTTACAACTCCCCACCCCTATTAAATTGAGATTAAGCCCGCTCTTAGAAAtacttattgaaaataaaattaaaataaaggttGTCTCAGATGACAAAATGTCTAGTCCCGGCTCTgatttgtatataatgtataataatacaataaaaaaatcaaaagcattcGTGAAATTTCCATTTCGAGCCCAGGTAATACAGGTATGCAGTGCTGCCAACTTAAATCGGTCAAATCTTAAAGGACGCTAAAACGATAAATGACCTAAGCGCGGGGAAAATTtcatttgcatttaaaaatagtttaaaatattatttaaaatattaatattatattatataataaataaaggaaGTAAAGTCAAAGGTCTCTGGttgatgatttattattttttttacatgcgaattaaattcatttgatgTTTGTATCAAAAATAAGTATGCTCATATTATTCAACGATTTATTTGAATTACGCTATTTATGACGAATAAATCAAAAcgactgatatttttttaattaaattttatttttaatttccaaCATGACAAATT from Arctopsyche grandis isolate Sample6627 chromosome 1, ASM5162203v2, whole genome shotgun sequence includes the following:
- the Orc3 gene encoding origin recognition complex subunit 3, which translates into the protein MDSTVSISKGCFIYNNGFNKKKHHRKEKKAHNVSLFNEHFISDDWYKSFKSLWNDVEERLQALNNETYGRILKGLVHFVKECHNDETSAFFSEILPCATLLTGINHPDHTTQFEALKEQLLCKVTPHVTIVRSQNSSTIKLLIENIVSHFINADCLDLKYSDELDDSQNDTQLTVKRSQCTMAVLKSWYQELYSTYERSPTKKKKSKKSANQLVIIIPDFENFNSNTLQDLILILSSYSSTLPFVLIFGVATSVSTLHKNFPYHVSSKLSIQVFQSHSSTVYLNQILEKVFLVDSCPFQLSDKPFKFLMDVFLFYDFSVTGFIQGIKFCMMEHFHGSRIKSLCCPKTYIDAAIRNLTDEDLENVRHLPSFRPYVESMPPETRISLLLDNESLTVYLSQALNCFHTYLSNFHTALKLLRIFVASLPTAPLGKQIRELYGVCISSAVVESSQYKECIQLLGFLSKEEVITMLKRSLNLLNKSTSSPIEAKCEADDFSTVSKDLLDHYNSIESASWTIIETDDEVMNIPDKLDRKQLKEKLLSASAKKKSASEYEKAREKLLQYLTKNVFEPFLKPAQSQPFYEIFFFSDVYNVKKHIVGTPRAAIHTALVNPASYLQCKCCALPREETILSTLPDLSIIYKLYLECGKMINLYDWLQAFVTVLDPLENDDDDNERRDIDPQIQARFTSAVSEMQFLGFIKTSKRKTDHVTRLTW